A single region of the Phycisphaerae bacterium RAS1 genome encodes:
- a CDS encoding Redoxin: protein MVILVMATRRAESIAARWTWRLLVGAIMLAAPLAAQSAGRDAGEETLWRAVAGLRQHPQPASQPYVERLADLRRCNAEIIDQATAYLALYPGGAHRDEIIRIELAARFELASLSADTLPAFTQRLRDVLKNPPSRESGAEAAFWKIHADRMTPQSATQPVGALRSPSDPSLIAAYRDFVRDYPSARHTPRLAQLVFEDAADRGERETMRAMLNVLEASFPEHPTTQRLAGLLRRVEQAGQGFELSFVAADGRLVNLSALRGGPIAVVVWAASDLSSLRAMEWLHARPASDSALHVIGVNLDDSPARMRASMSEREITWPQLHDGMGWGGEFVRRWAVEKLPTVFVIDARGRLVGVSSKQDEWQGWLMARP, encoded by the coding sequence ATGGTCATTCTGGTAATGGCCACGCGGCGGGCAGAATCGATTGCCGCACGCTGGACCTGGCGCCTGCTGGTCGGCGCGATCATGCTCGCGGCGCCGCTGGCTGCTCAGTCGGCCGGTAGAGACGCCGGCGAAGAGACGCTCTGGCGGGCGGTCGCGGGGTTGCGACAGCACCCGCAGCCCGCATCCCAGCCCTACGTCGAGCGGCTGGCCGATCTGCGGCGATGCAACGCGGAGATCATCGATCAGGCGACCGCTTACCTGGCCCTCTACCCAGGCGGCGCCCATCGCGACGAGATCATCCGGATCGAGCTCGCCGCACGGTTCGAGCTCGCCTCGCTCTCTGCGGACACGCTGCCCGCATTCACCCAGCGCCTGCGCGACGTCCTCAAGAACCCTCCCTCTCGCGAGTCGGGGGCCGAAGCGGCGTTCTGGAAGATCCACGCCGATCGCATGACGCCGCAATCCGCTACCCAGCCGGTCGGTGCGCTGCGTTCGCCCAGCGATCCGTCGCTCATCGCGGCGTACCGCGACTTTGTGCGCGACTACCCCTCCGCCCGGCACACGCCGCGGCTGGCGCAGCTCGTGTTCGAAGACGCCGCGGACCGCGGCGAGCGCGAGACGATGCGGGCGATGCTGAACGTCCTGGAGGCGTCGTTTCCCGAGCATCCGACGACGCAACGGCTGGCCGGATTGCTGCGCCGCGTCGAGCAAGCCGGGCAAGGGTTCGAGCTGAGCTTCGTGGCGGCGGACGGGCGCTTGGTCAATCTGTCGGCGCTTCGCGGCGGCCCGATCGCGGTGGTCGTGTGGGCGGCGTCGGATTTGAGCTCGCTTCGCGCGATGGAATGGCTGCACGCCCGGCCTGCGAGCGACTCTGCGCTCCACGTGATCGGAGTCAATCTCGACGACTCGCCGGCCCGGATGCGAGCGTCGATGAGCGAGCGGGAAATTACCTGGCCGCAACTGCACGACGGCATGGGCTGGGGAGGCGAGTTCGTCCGCCGCTGGGCGGTCGAGAAGCTGCCGACCGTGTTCGTCATTGACGCCAGAGGCCGCTTGGTCGGCGTCAGCTCCAAACAGGACGAATGGCAAGGCTGGCTGATGGCTCGCCCGTAG
- a CDS encoding CAAX amino terminal protease self- immunity gives MTDASPIPIPIPRNRWEALASARPDVVLMGPFLVYLALLSLKDLVPVEWLPIAAAMRGVGSLAVVWVFRRYLPPWGRPHLLIALPAGLFAAWGWMAGQYLFDDLGLGGRLPVFPGTKEWIDPRDTLGAGKLFWTAASMRILVACTAVPLVEELFWRAFMLRALVDWHHFDRLPLGAFAWRAMLLSSVLSTLQHPDNWGVSILCWLFFNALFYRTRSVLCLVIVHAVTNLALYLHVLRVGEWSFW, from the coding sequence ATGACCGACGCCTCGCCGATCCCCATCCCCATTCCCCGCAATCGTTGGGAAGCGCTCGCCTCCGCACGGCCCGACGTCGTGTTGATGGGGCCGTTCCTGGTTTATTTGGCGCTGCTCTCGTTGAAAGACCTGGTGCCGGTCGAGTGGCTGCCGATCGCGGCGGCGATGCGCGGCGTGGGTTCGCTCGCCGTGGTGTGGGTGTTCCGCCGCTATCTGCCGCCGTGGGGGCGTCCGCACCTGCTGATCGCCTTGCCGGCCGGACTTTTTGCCGCGTGGGGGTGGATGGCGGGGCAGTACCTGTTTGACGACCTTGGTCTTGGCGGGCGGCTGCCCGTTTTTCCGGGTACGAAGGAGTGGATCGACCCGCGCGACACGCTCGGGGCGGGCAAGCTGTTCTGGACCGCGGCATCGATGCGAATTCTGGTGGCGTGTACGGCGGTGCCGCTGGTGGAGGAGCTCTTCTGGCGGGCGTTCATGCTGCGGGCGCTGGTCGATTGGCACCATTTCGATCGCCTGCCGCTGGGAGCGTTCGCGTGGCGGGCGATGCTGCTGTCGTCCGTGCTGTCTACGCTTCAGCATCCGGACAACTGGGGCGTGAGCATCCTCTGCTGGCTGTTTTTCAACGCGCTCTTCTACCGGACCCGCAGCGTGCTCTGTCTGGTGATCGTGCACGCCGTCACCAACCTGGCGCTCTACCTGCACGTCCTGCGAGTCGGCGAATGGTCATTCTGGTAA
- the pyk gene encoding Pyruvate kinase, giving the protein MSEPAVPLVRTKVVATVGPASASRERLAELIDGGVDVFRLNFSHGQLADHERVLDLVRSLSREGDVPLAVLGDLCGPKIRLCEVEAGGFEVATGSQVRVVRGQQPCRPGMLTTTYARLLDEVDIGHRVFIDDGLVRMIVVDKTADALLCNCTVGGRLSSRKGINLPDTQLSIPAFTEKDQADLAWAIDHGLDYVALSFVRRPADLDELRRRLDERGSRIGVIVKIEKFEALEHMAELVEETDGVMVARGDLGVEMDVWQVPLIQKSITARCRDAGKPVIVATQMLQSMVANPMPTRAEVNDVANAIIDGADAVMLSAETASGLFPAAAVDMMRRISLSTEAYVAHFPPRDVPDDGVGASEITSAIARGAVQTAIHLNARVLAVWTATGLTARMLARHRVPVPIVALTDDEGVRRRLNLVYGVIPICVEPLSDPRRMASVLNAELLRRRLAAAGDLVVVVTSTRPSTPGATDTIHVHRVV; this is encoded by the coding sequence ATGAGCGAGCCTGCCGTTCCGCTGGTCCGAACCAAGGTTGTCGCCACGGTCGGCCCGGCCAGCGCCTCGCGCGAGCGGCTGGCCGAGCTGATCGACGGCGGCGTCGACGTGTTCCGGCTGAATTTCAGCCACGGCCAGCTTGCCGATCACGAGCGCGTGCTGGACCTTGTTCGCAGCTTGTCGCGCGAAGGCGACGTGCCCCTCGCGGTGCTGGGCGACCTGTGCGGACCGAAAATCCGGCTGTGCGAAGTCGAGGCGGGCGGATTTGAAGTGGCGACCGGCTCGCAGGTGCGCGTGGTGCGCGGCCAGCAGCCGTGCCGCCCCGGAATGCTGACGACGACCTACGCCCGCCTCCTGGACGAAGTGGACATCGGGCATCGCGTGTTCATCGACGATGGGCTGGTGCGGATGATCGTGGTGGACAAAACCGCCGACGCCCTGCTGTGCAACTGCACCGTCGGCGGGCGTCTATCGAGCCGCAAGGGCATCAACCTGCCTGACACGCAGCTTTCGATTCCCGCGTTCACCGAAAAGGACCAGGCCGATCTGGCATGGGCCATCGATCACGGGCTGGATTACGTGGCGCTTTCGTTCGTGCGCCGGCCGGCGGATCTGGACGAGCTGCGCCGTCGGCTCGACGAGCGCGGCAGCCGCATCGGCGTGATCGTGAAAATCGAAAAATTCGAGGCGCTCGAGCACATGGCGGAGCTGGTCGAGGAGACGGACGGCGTCATGGTGGCGCGCGGCGACCTGGGCGTGGAGATGGATGTCTGGCAGGTGCCGCTCATTCAGAAATCGATCACCGCCCGCTGCCGCGATGCGGGCAAACCGGTCATCGTCGCGACGCAGATGCTGCAGAGCATGGTCGCCAATCCCATGCCGACGCGGGCCGAAGTCAATGACGTCGCCAATGCCATCATCGACGGGGCGGACGCCGTCATGCTGTCGGCCGAGACCGCCAGCGGCCTGTTTCCCGCGGCCGCGGTGGACATGATGCGGCGCATCTCGCTGTCGACCGAGGCGTACGTGGCGCACTTCCCGCCGCGCGACGTGCCCGACGACGGCGTCGGGGCGTCGGAGATTACGTCGGCCATTGCGCGCGGCGCGGTGCAGACGGCCATTCATCTCAATGCCCGCGTGCTGGCGGTCTGGACGGCCACAGGCCTGACGGCGCGCATGCTCGCGCGGCACCGCGTCCCGGTCCCGATTGTCGCGCTGACGGACGACGAGGGGGTTCGGCGACGACTGAACCTGGTTTACGGCGTGATTCCAATCTGCGTCGAGCCGCTCAGCGACCCGCGGCGGATGGCGAGCGTGCTGAACGCCGAACTCCTGCGGCGGCGGTTGGCGGCGGCAGGCGATCTGGTCGTGGTCGTCACATCGACCCGGCCGTCAACGCCGGGCGCGACTGACACGATTCACGTGCATCGCGTGGTGTGA